Proteins encoded together in one Myxocyprinus asiaticus isolate MX2 ecotype Aquarium Trade chromosome 9, UBuf_Myxa_2, whole genome shotgun sequence window:
- the LOC127445760 gene encoding probable ubiquitin carboxyl-terminal hydrolase FAF-X isoform X1 encodes MTATTRGSPVGGNESQSQAPDAQSQTLLPHNQTPSPNSSNETSPISPPEEQGQGDAPPTQEEEEPAFPHTDLAKLDDMINRPRWVVPVLPKGELEVLLEAAIDLSKKGLDVRCEACQRFFRDGLTISFTKILTDEAVSGWKFEIHRCIINNTHRLIELCVVKLAQDWFPLLELLAMATNPHCKFHIYNATRPSESVPAATQLADDELFARPPDPRSPKGWLVDLINKFGTLNGFQILHDRFISGQALNVQIIAALIKPFGQCYEFLTLHTVKKFVLPIIEMVPQFLENLTDEELKKEAKNEAKNDALSMIIKSLKNLASRVPGQEETVKNLEIFRLKMILRLLQISSFNGKMNALNEVNKVISSVSYYTHRHGNPEEEEWLTAERMAEWIQQNNILSIVLRDSLHQPQYVEKLEKILRFIIKEKALTLQDLDNIWAAQAGKHEAIVKNVHDLLAKLAWDFSPEQLDHLFDCFKASWTNASKKQREKLLELIRRLAEDDKDGVMAHKVLSLLWNLAHSDDVPVDIMDQALSAHIKILDYSCSQDRDTQKMQWIDRFIEELRTNDKWVIPALKQIREICSLFGEAPQNLSQTQRSPHVFYRHDLINQLQHNHALVTLVAENLSAYMENMRQFSKENPGFDPQTVRAASRYSHVQEVQERLNFLRFLLKDGQLWLCAPQAKQIWKCLAENAVFLCDREACFKWYSKLMGDEPDLDPDINKDFFENNVLQLDPTLLTENGMKCFERFFKAVNCREGKLVAKRRAYMMDDLELIGLDYLWRVVIQGSDDIATRAIDLLKEIYTNLGPKLQVNQVEIHEDFIQSCFDRLKASYDTLCVLDGDKDSINCARQEAIRMVRVMTVLKEYINECDSDYHEERTILPMSRAFRGKHITLVVRFPNQGRQVDDLDIWSHTNDTIGSVRRCILSRIKANSTHTKVELFIGGEIVDPADDRRLIGQLNIKDKTLITAKLTQVSSNMPSSPDSSSDSSTGSPGNHGNQYSDGPNPEVESCLPGVIMSLHLRYISFLWQIADLGCTLNMPLLRDGARVLMKLMPPDNTTVENLRAICLDHAKLGENSLSPTLDSRFFGPSPSQVLYLTEVVYALLMPASGTLGDDASDFQYNFLKSGGLPLVLGMLTRNNFLPNADMETRRGAYLNALKIAKLLLTAIGFGHVKAVAEACQPVVEGTNPASPINQATHDQALVLQNALQSIPNPASECMLRNVAIRLAQQISDENFFQASKFIPDICVIRAVQKIVWASGCGMVPLVFSSNEEISKIYEKRSVLSVVLQTNAGNEPDAEDEQVCCEALEVMTLCFAQLPTALDTFSKEKAWQTFIIDLLLHCQSKAVRQMAQEQFFLMATRCCMGHRPLLFFITLLFTVLGSTAKERAKHAGDYFILLRHLLNYAYNSNINLPNAEVLLNNEIDWLKRIRDEVKRTGETGVEETILEGHLGVTKELLAFQTPEKKFYIGYEKGGANLIKELIDDFIFPASNVYLQYVKSGEFPVEQAIPVCSSPASINAGFELLVALAVGCMRNLKQIIDTLTDMYYLGCDALTEWEYLPPVGPRPTKGFVGLKNAGATCYMNSVIQQLYMIPPIRNGILAIEGTGSDIDDDMSGDEKQDNESNMDPRDDVFSYHQFDDKPSLNKAEDRKEYNIGVLRHLQVIFGHLTASRLQYYVPRGFWKQFRLWGEPVNLREQHDALEFFNSLVDSLDEALKALGHPTMLSRILGGSFADQKICQGCPHRYECEESFTTLNVDIRNHQSLLDSLEQYVKGDLLEGANAYHCEKCNKKVDTVKRLLIKKLPPILAIQLKRFDYDWERECAIKFNDYFEFPRELDMEPYTVAGVAKLEGKEVPLESQVIPDNSPTESEPNGRSRYRLVGVLVHSGQASGGHYYSYIVQRHGSCGDGQKDRWYKFDDGDVTECKMDDDEEMKNQCFGGEYMGEVFDHMMKRMSYRRQKRWWNAYILFYEQMDAAGGDSELLKYISELTLAPQPKMSLAIEASVRKQNVQFMHSRMQYSLEYFQFIKKLLTCNSVYLNPPPGQDHLLPEAEEISMISIQLAARFLFSTGFHTKKVVRGPASDWYDALCVLLRHSKNVRSWFAHNVLFAFPTRFSEYLLECPSAEVRGAFAKLIVFIAHFSLQDGPCPAPVTSPGSSTQQACDNVTLSDHLLRAVLNLLRREVSEHGRHLQQYFNLFVMYANLGLAEKTQLLKLSVPATFMLVALDEGPGPPIKYQYAELGKLYSVVSQLVRCCDVSSRMQSSINGNPPLPNPYGDPSLTAPIMPLQQLVAEILFVRTSYVKKIIEDCSNSEETVKLLRFCCWENPQFSSTVLSELLWQVAYSYTYELRPYLDLLLQILLIEDSWQTHRIHNVLKGIPDDRDGLFDTIQRSKNHYQKRAYQCIKCMVALFTNCSVAYQILQSNGDLKRKWTWAVEWLGDELERRPYTGNPQYSYNNWSPPVQSNETSNGYFLERSHSARMTLAKACELCPEEEPDDQEAPDEHDSTPPEDTALYPHSPGTQYQQPNNHPHGQPYTGPAAQHMNNPQRPPQRPQDSWEGTDEVPPVQTKE; translated from the exons GGCTTGATGTGAGGTGTGAGGCGTGTCAGAGGTTTTTCCGTGATGGTTTGACAATCTCCTTCACTAAAATCCTGACGGATGAAGCTGTGAGCGGCTGGAAGTTTGAAATCCAT AGGTGCATCATTAATAACACTCATCGTTTGATTGAGCTCTGTGTGGTCAAACTCGCTCAGGATTGGTTTCCTCTGCTTGAACTGCTCGCGATGGCAACCAACCCGCACTGCAAATTCCACATCTATAACGCCACGCGTCCATCTGAGAGCGTTCCTGCAGCCACGCAGCTCGCAGATGATGAGCTGTTCGCTCGCCCGCCCGACCCTCGATCTCCAAAG GGTTGGCTGGTGGACCTCATTAATAAGTTTGGAACGTTGAACGGATTCCAGATTCTGCACGATCGCTTCATAAGCGGACAGGCTCTCAATGTGCAGATAATTGCAGCTCTCATCAA ACCTTTCGGCCAATGTTACGAGTTCTTGACTTTGCACACGGTGAAGAAGTTTGTCTTGCCCATAATTGAGATGGTTCCACAGTTTCTGGAGAACCTCACAGACGAAGAACTGAAGAAAGAGGCCAAAAATGAGGCCAAAAATGATGCTCTGTCCATGATCATAAAGTCCTTGAAGAACTTGGCATCCAGAGTCCCAGGTCAAGAGGAAACCGTCAAGAACTTGGAAATCTTTCGGTTAAAAATGATCCTCAG GTTATTACAGATTTCCTCATTTAATGGAAAAATGAACGCGCTTAATGAAGTGAACAAGGTGATTTCAAGCGTGTCGTATTACACCCATCGGCACGGCAACCCAGAGGAAGAGGAGTGGCTGACTGCAGAGCGTATGGCT GAGTGGATTCAGCAGAACAACATTCTGTCCATCGTGTTGAGAGACAGTCTTCATCAGCCGCAGTATGTGGAGAAACTGGAGAAGATCCTTCGATTCATCATTAAAGAGAAAGCGCTCACACTGCAGGACCTGGACAACATCTGGGCCGCTCAG GCTGGTAAACATGAAGCGATTGTGAAGAATGTTCATGATCTGTTGGCGAAGCTGGCGTGGGATTTCTCTCCTGAACAGCTCGATCACCTGTTTGACTGCTTCAAG GCGAGTTGGACTAATGCGAGTAAAAAGCAGCGTGAGAAGCTTCTGGAGTTGATCCGCAGGTTGGCGGAGGATGATAAGGATGGAGTGATGGCTCATAAAGTTCTCAGTCTGCTGTGGAATCTGGCACACAGTGATGATGTACCTGTAGACATCATGGATCAGGCCTTGAGCGCTCACATTAAGATCCTGGACTACAGCTGCTCACAG GACCGTGACACACAGAAGATGCAGTGGATTGATCGGTTCATTGAGGAGCTCCGGACGAATGATAAGTGGGTGATTCCGGCTCTGAAGCAGATCCGAgagatctgtagtctgtttggagaAGCTCCTCAGAACCTCAG TCAGACTCAGAGGAGTCCACACGTCTTCTACCGTCATGATCTGATCAACCAGCTGCAGCACAATCACGCGCTCGTCACGCTGGTCGCCGAGAATCTGTCTGCATACATGGAGAACATGAGGCAGTTCTCTAAAG AGAATCCAGGTTTTGACCCTCAGACGGTTCGAGCGGCCAGTCGCTACAGCCATGTACAGGAAGTCCAAGAGAGACTCAATTTCCTGCG GTTTCTGCTGAAGGACGGGCAGCTGTGGCTCTGCGCTCCTCAGGCCAAACAGATCTGGAAATGTCTGGCAGAGAACGCCGTGTTTCTGTGCGATCGCGAGGCCTGTTTTAAGTGGTACTCCAAACTGATGGGTGACGAGCCGGACCTGGACCCCGACATCAACAAGGACTTCTTTGAAAACAACGTGCTGCAGCTGGACCCCACACTGCTGACGGAGAACGGCATGAAATGCTTTGAGCGTTTCTTTAAAGCCGTGAATTGCAGGGAGGGCAAGCTGGTGGCCAAACGCAGGGCGTACATGATGGACGATCTGGAGCTGATCGGACTCGACTACCTCTGGAGG GTTGTGATTCAAGGCAGTGATGACATCGCCACCCGAGCGATAGACCTTCTGAAAGAGATCTACACCAACCTCGGACCAAAACTGCAAGTAAATCAG GTGGAGATTCACGAAGACTTCATCCAGTCGTGTTTTGATCGGCTCAAGGCGTCGTATGATACGCTGTGCGTTCTGGACGGTGATAAGGACAGCATTAACTGTGCCAGACAGGAGGCCATACGTATGGTGCGTGTAATGACCGTACTTAAAGAGTACATCAACGAGTGTGACAGTGACTATCACGAGGAGAGAACCATCCTGCCCATGTCCAG GGCGTTTCGGGGGAAGCACATCACTCTGGTGGTGCGGTTTCCCAATCAGGGTCGTCAGGTGGACGATCTGGACATCTGGTCCCACACAAACGACACCATCGGCTCCGTCCGCCGCTGCATCCTGTCTCGCATTAAAGCCAACAGCACGCACACCAAAGTGGAGCTTTTCATTGGAGGAGAGATCGTGGACCCCGCTGATGACCGCCGGCTGATTGGACAGCTCAACATCAAAGATAAAACT CTGATCACAGCGAAGCTCACTCAGGTGAGCTCCAACATGCCCTCCAGCCCCGACAGCTCGTCCGACTCCTCCACCGGCTCACCCGGAAACCATGGCAACCAGTACAGTGACGGGCCCAACCCTGAGGTGGAAAGCTGCTTGCCAGGAGTG ATCATGTCGCTGCACCTGCGCTACATCTCCTTCCTGTGGCAGATCGCTGACCTGGGCTGCACCTTAAACATGCCATTACTGCGAGATGGCGCTCGAGTCCTCATGAAGCTCATGCCTCCAG ATAACACTACAGTGGAAAACCTTCGAGCCATATGTTTGGATCACGCTAAACTGGGGGAGAACAGTTTGAGCCCCACGCTGGACTCGCGCTTCTTTGGGCCGTCCCCTTCACAAGTGCTCTACCTCACTGAG GTCGTGTATGCCCTGCTGATGCCAGCCAGTGGAACTCTGGGAGATGATGCCAGTGACTTCCAGTACAACTTCCTGAAGAGTGGCGGTCTGCCTCTCGTACTGGGTATGCTCACTAGAAACAACTTCCTCCCTAACGCGGATATGGAGACGAGGCGCGGTGCTTACCTGAACGCCCTGAAGATCGCCAAACTTCTGCTCACCGCTATTGGATTCGGCCATGTGAAGGCTGTAGCAGAGGCGTGCCAACCTGTGGTGGAGGGCACCAACCCAGCATCACCG ATAAATCAGGCGACTCACGATCAAGCTCTGGTGCTACAGAACGCACTCCAGAGCATTCCCAACCCCGCCTCCGAATGCATGCTGCGCAATGTGGCCATCCGATTAGCTCAGCAGATCTCTGATGAG AACTTCTTCCAGGCATCAAAGTTCATCCCAGATATCTGTGTGATCCGAGCCGTGCAGAAGATTGTTTGGGCTTCTGGTTGTGGAATGGTCCCTCTGGTCTTCAGTTCAAACGAAGAGATCAGCAAGATCTACGAGAAG CGATCTGTATTGTCTGTTGTCCTGCAGACTAACGCAGGTAATGAGCCGGATGCAGAGGATGAGCAGGTGTGCTGTGAGGCGCTGGAGGTCATGACCCTATGTTTCGCTCAGCTCCCTACGGCTCTCGACACGTTCAGTAAAGAGAAAGCCTGGCAGACCTTCATCATTGACCTGCTTCTTCATTGCCAGAGCAA AGCTGTACGTCAGATGGCGCAGGAGCAGTTCTTCCTGATGGCCACCAGGTGTTGTATGGGACACAGACCGCTCCTGTTCTTCATCACCCTCCTCTTCACTGTTCTGGGA AGCACGGCTAAGGAAAGAGCAAAGCACGCTGGCGATTACTTCATCCTCTTACGGCACCTGCTCAACTACGCGTACAACAGCAACATAAACCTGCCCAACGCCGAGGTGCTGCTCAACAACGAGATCGACTGGCTCAAGAGAATCCGA GATGAGGTGAAGAGGACGGGCGAGACGGGTGTCGAGGAGACGATTCTGGAGGGTCACCTGGGTGTCACCAAAGAGCTGCTGGCCTTCCAAACACCTGAGAAGAAATTCTACATCGGCTATGAGAAAGGTGGCGCTAATCTCATAAAG GAGCTGATTGATGATTTTATATTCCCGGCGTCTAACGTATATCTGCAGTACGTGAAGAGCGGCGAGTTCCCCGTGGAACAGGCCATTCCAGTGTGCAGCAGTCCTGCATCCATAAACGCCGGCTTTGAGCTGCTGGTCGCGCTCGCTGTCGGCTGCATGCGCAACCTTAAACAGATCATTGACACGCTCACAGACATGTACTATCTAG GTTGCGACGCGCTTACAGAGTGGGAGTATCTGCCTCCAGTAGGGCCGCGGCCGACCAAAGGCTTCGTTGGTCTGAAGAACGCAGGAGCCACATGCTACATGAACTCAGTGATTCAGCAGCTTTACATGATCCCGCCCATCCGAAACGGCATCCTGGCTATCGAGGGCACCGGCAGCGACATCGATGATGACATGTCCGGAGATGAGAAGCAGGACAACGAG AGTAATATGGACCCCAGGGATGATGTGTTCAGTTATCACCAGTTTGATGACAAGCCCTCTCTCAATAAGGCCGAGGACCGCAAGGAGTACAACATCGGAGTGCTGCGCCACCTGCAGGTGATCTTCGGCCACCTCACCGCATCCCGTCTGCAGTACTATGTGCCCAGAGGCTTCTGGAAACAGTTCAG GTTATGGGGCGAGCCAGTGAATCTGAGAGAGCAACATGATGCGCTGGAGTTCTTCAATTCACTGGTGGACAGTCTGGATGAAGCACTGAAAGCCCTCGGCCATCCCACAATGCTCAGCAGGATCTTGGGCGGCTCATTTGCAGACCAGAAGATCTGTCAGGGTTGTCCGCACAG GTATGAGTGTGAGGAATCCTTCACCACATTGAATGTTGACATCAGGAACCACCAAAGCCTCCTGGACTCTTTAGAACAGTACGTCAAAGGGGACCTGCTTGAAGGAGCCAACGCATACCACTGTGAAAAGTGCAACAAAAAG GTCGACACGGTGAAACGTCTCCTCATTAAGAAACTCCCGCCCATCTTGGCCATTCAGTTAAAGCGCTTCGATTATGATTGGGAACGCGAGTGTGCGATTAAATTCAACGATTACTTTGAGTTTCCTCGTGAGCTGGACATGGAGCCATACACAGTGGCGGGTGTTGCGAAGCTAGAGGGCAAAGAGGTTCCGCTAGAGAGTCAGGTCATCCCCGACAATTCTCCAACAGAATCCGAGCCCAATGGCAGATCCCGTTATCGACTAGTGGGCGTGCTGGTGCACTCGGGTCAGGCCAGTGGCGGACATTATTACTCGTATATCGTTCAACGTCACGGTAGCTGCGGTGACGGACAGAAGGACCGCTGGTATAAGTTTGATGACGGTGACGTGACGGAGTGTAAGATGGATGATGATGAGGAAATGAAGAATCAGTGCTTCGGTGGAGAGTACATGGGTGAGGTGTTTGATCACATGATGAAGCGCATGTCGTACCGGCGGCAGAAACGCTGGTGGAACGCCTACATTTTGTTCTATGAGCAAATGGACGCAGCAGGGGGCGACAGCGAGCTGTTGAAGTACATTTCCGAACTGACGCTCGCGCCCCAGCCAAAAATGTCCTTGGCCATTGAGGCCAGCGTTCGCAAACagaatgtgcagttcatgcacaGCCGCATGCAGTACAGCCTGGAGTATTTTCAGTTCATTAAGAAACTGCTCACCTGCAATAGTGTCTACCTGAACCCTCCTCCAG GTCAAGATCACCTTTTACCGGAGGCGGAAGAAATATCGATGATTAGTATACAGCTCGCTGCTAGATTTCTGTTCAGCACAGGATTCCACACGAAGAAGGTTGTCCGAGGTCCTGCTAGTGACTG gtatGATGCCTTGTGCGTTCTCTTGCGTCACAGTAAGAACGTCCGCAGCTGGTTTGCACACAACGTCTTGTTTGCCTTCCCCACACGCTTCTCAGAGTACTTGCTGGAGTGTCCGAGTGCAGAGGTGCGTGGAGCATTCGCCAAACTCATCGTTTTCATTGCACACTTTTCCCTGCAAGATGGACCCTGTCCCGCCCCAGTCACATCACCTGGCTCGTCCACACAG CAGGCCTGTGATAATGTAACATTGAGCGACCACCTGTTGCGGGCAGTGCTGAACTTACTGAGGAGGGAAGTGTCTGAACACGGACGGCACCTTCAGCAGTACTTCAACCTCTTTGTCATGTACGCCAACCTGG GTTTGGCAGAGAAGACGCAGCTGTTGAAGTTGAGCGTGCCAGCCACGTTCATGTTGGTGGCGTTGGATGAGGGTCCCGGGCCTCCCATTAAGTATCAGTACGCAGAGCTTGGTAAACTTTATTCTGTGGTGTCACAGCTGGTGCGCTGCTGCGACGTATCATCGCGCATGCAGTCCTCAATTAATG GTAATCCACCTCTGCCCAATCCGTACGGAGACCCCAGCCTCACGGCTCCCATCATGCCCTTACAGCAGCTGGTGGCCGAGATCCTGTTTGTGCGCACAAGCTACGTGAAGAAGATCATCGAGGACTGCAGTAATTCTGAGGAGACGGTGAAACTGTTGCGCTTCTGCTGCTGGGAGAACCCACAGTTCTCCTCCACGGTTCTCAGCGAGCTGCTCTGGCAG GTGGCCTATTCTTACACCTATGAGCTGAGGCCTTACCTGGACCTGCTGCTTCAGATCCTTCTGATTGAGGACTCGTGGCAGACGCACAG GATCCACAATGTTCTAAAGGGCATTCCTGATGACCGAGACGGGCTCTTTGACACCATCCAGCGCTCCAAGAACCATTATCAGAAACGGGCCTATCAGTGTATTAAGTGTATGGTGGCACTCTTCACCAACTGCTCTGTGGCTTATCAGATCTTACAG AGTAATGGTGACCTGAAGAGGAAGTGGACGTGGGCAGTGGAATGGTTGGGTGATGAGTTGGAGAGGAGGCCATACACAGGAAACCCTCAGTATAGCTACAACAACTGGTCCCCCCCAGTACAGAGCAATGAGACGTCCAATGGATACTTCCTGGAACGCTCTCACAGCGCCCGGATGACCCTGGCCAAGGCCTGTGAACTCTGCCCTGAGGAG